A single region of the Anopheles funestus chromosome X, idAnoFuneDA-416_04, whole genome shotgun sequence genome encodes:
- the LOC125774830 gene encoding N-terminal kinase-like protein isoform X2, with product MWSFFSRDSSKDFPYEIGDQVQQFDTKSIWSLHRGKRKGSNDEVSVFTYDIKNGSDIKLELAKAALKRLKTLRHPSILQFLDSLETDKVLYVATEPVEPLGTHIGKLAAEGPQRDLYLAWGIFQITRALSFLNNDGNLRHNNVSVWSVFVNTSGEWKLGGLEYVSSTELPVVPPIKIPPSLEIYDPPEKSDANKLKTATKCSSDMWGLGCLVWESFNGPLKTRGNLKNIEGIPKSLAPLYCELVGAAPASRPNPADVITKCRKPGGFFKNDLVDSLLFLEEIQIKDKVEKMRFFSALTAQIDNFPDNVCRHKILPQLITAYEYGDAGSAVLAPMFKLGRLLDEAEYQKRIVPCVVKLFASTDRVTRSRLLQQLDLFISHLQPNVVNDQIFPQIAHGFLDTNPTIREQTVKSIIHLAPKLNYNNLNVEVLRHFARLQSRDDQGGIRTNTTVCLGKIAPHLHPQVRQRVLVSAFIRAMRDPFPPSRVAGILALAATQQYFLLNEVAIRILPALCPLTMDPEKSVRDPAFKTLRGFLGKLEKVSEDPSLRESMEADVHTATPSLGNAAATWAGWAVTAVTAKFYRSQSDTARPRPPLTEQPSSSSISTTTSSVTSMTSLEHESADTSASASDYGPDNWDQENWGDMDTSQDPSSPMAGTSNQLNQNLNMIGSVNDMRDGWDNEDWGSLEEDPNETELNEKDEDEHNQAQQKEASHMANPSAILPNVVSSINNSSSGGSFNMGRGGGGSSSSNSTTNNTTNSSVTDSTVKANSNNSSSSSTCASTNTSNSNNNTINSMANHISSPSKMIALKNMNNLLNTSTSNSNQLTGWNNGGGAGDGWGDGEFESLDEPNAGGNAKMDEARRKREEKKMQRQRELEAKRAARTGSGGGPMKLGAKKI from the exons ATGTGGTCTTTTTTCTCGCGCGATTCCTCTAAAGACTTTCCTTATGAAATCGGAGATCAAGTGCAACAGTTTGACACAAAAAGCATCTGGAGTCTGCACCGTGGCAAACGGAAAGGATCCAATGATGAGGTGTCAGTCTTTACATATGACATCAAGAACGGTTCAGACATCAAGCTGGAGTTAGCAAAAGCCGCACTAAAACGACTGAAAACGTTGCGCCATCCCAGCATTCTTCAGTTTCTAGATAGTCTGGAAACGGATAAGGTACTATACGTAGCCACCGAGCCTGTCGAACCTTTGGGTACGCACATCGGCAAGTTAGCGGCTGAAGGACCTCAACGGGACTTGTATCTGGCCTGGGGTATCTTTCAAATCACG CGCGCGCTATCGTTTCTTAACAACGATGGTAACCTGCGACACAACAATGTCTCCGTATGGTCGGTATTTGTTAATACATCAGGGGAATGGAAGCTCGGTGGACTGGAGTACGTTTCTTCAACAGAGTTACCGGTGGTACCACCGATCAAAATACCACCTTCACTAGAAATTTACGATCCACCAGAAAAGAGTGACGCAAACAAGctgaaaacagcaacaaaatgcTCCAGCGATATGTGGGGTCTTGGCTGCCTGGTATGGGAATCCTTTAACGGACCGTTAAAAACGAGAGGAAACCTGAAAAACATTGAAGGA ATCCCAAAATCTTTAGCTCCTTTGTATTGCGAGCTTGTGGGCGCTGCTCCCGCTAGCCGACCAAATCCTGCTGATGTTATTACCAAATGCCGTAAACCCGGTGGATTTTTTAAGAATGATTTAGTGGATTCGCTTCTATTTCTGGAGGAAATTCAGATAAAAgataaagtggaaaaaatgcGATTTTTTAGCGCACTTACAGCACAGATAGATAATTTCCCTGATAATGTTTGCAG GCACAAAATTCTACCCCAATTAATAACGGCCTATGAGTATGGTGATGCCGGATCTGCGGTGTTAGCCCCGATGTTCAAG TTGGGACGTCTACTTGATGAAGCAGAATATCAGAAACGTATAGTGCCATGTGTAGTGAAGTTGTTCGCATCGACCGATCGCGTCACACGCTCCCGGCTGTTGCAACAACTCGATTTGTTTATCTCTCATTTGCAGCCCAACGTGGTGAATGATCAAATCTTTCCCCAAATCGCACACGGCTTTCTAGATACCAATCCGACAATTAGAGAACAAACGGTGAAA TCAATCATTCATTTAGCACCAAAGCTAAATTACAACAATTTGAATGTTGAAGTTCTGCGCCATTTTGCTCGACTTCAGTCACGAGATGATCAAGGTGGTATTAGGACGAATACAACGGTGTGTCTAGGTAAAATTGCGCCGCATTTACATCCACAG GTCCGACAACGCGTCCTTGTCTCCGCATTTATACGAGCAATGCGCGATCCGTTCCCACCGTCGCGAGTGGCAGGAATATTGGCTCTTGCGGCTACGcagcaatattttttgttgaacgAGGTTGCCATTCGTATATTACCCGCTTTATGTCCGCTCACAATGGACCCCGAAAAATCCGTACGCGATCCTGCCTTCAAAACACTTCGTGGATTTCTAGGCAAACTGGAAAAGGTATCAGAAGATCCAAGCCTACGTGAGAGTATGG AGGCTGACGTGCATACAGCAACACCGTCGCTGGGGAATGCTGCAGCGACATGGGCCGGCTGGGCAGTAACAGCGGTTACCGCCAAATTCTACCGCAGTCAAAGTGACACGGCCCGACCGAGGCCACCACTAACGG AACAACCTTCAAGTAGCAGTATATCAACTACCACCAGTAGTGTTACATCGATGACCTCACTGGAACATGAGAGCGCTGACACATCTGCCTCAGCAAGCGATTATGGGCCCGATAATTGGGACCAAGAGAATTGGGGCGATATGGAT ACTTCACAAGATCCCAGCAGTCCAATGGCAGGAACGTCTAATCAACTAAATCAGAACTTAAACATGATCGGTAGCGTCAACGATATGCGTGATGGTTGGGATAACGAAGACTGGGGAAGCCTCGAAGAAGATCCG AATGAAACCGAGCTGAATGAGAAAGACGAAGATGAACACAATCAGGCACAGCAGAAGGAAGCATCACACATGGCAAACCCGTCCGCAATTTTACCTAACGTTGTATCCTCGATCAACAACAGTAGCAGCGGTGGTTCTTTCAATATGGGTCGGGGTGGaggcggcagcagcagtagcaataGCACAACAAACAATACGACCAACTCATCTGTTACCGACAGCACGGTAAAAGCTaatagcaacaacagcagtagtagtagcacGTGTGCCAGTACCAACACTAGCAACAGTAATAACAACACCATCAACAGCATGGCGAATCATATCAGCAGTCCTAGCAAAATGATCGCTCTGAAGAACATGAATAACCTGCTTAATACtagcaccagcaacagcaatcaACTGACCGGTTGGAACAACGGGGGAGGTGCGGGAGATGGTTGGGGTGACGGAGAATTTGAGTCACTTGACGAACCAAATGcgg GTGGTAATGCGAAAATGGATGAAGCGCGTCGAAAGCGCgaggagaagaaaatgcagcGACAGCGCGAATTAGAGGCAAAGCGAGCTGCCCGCACCGGTTCTGGCGGTGGTCCGATGAAGTTAGGTgccaaaaaaatttaa
- the LOC125774830 gene encoding N-terminal kinase-like protein isoform X1, protein MWSFFSRDSSKDFPYEIGDQVQQFDTKSIWSLHRGKRKGSNDEVSVFTYDIKNGSDIKLELAKAALKRLKTLRHPSILQFLDSLETDKVLYVATEPVEPLGTHIGKLAAEGPQRDLYLAWGIFQITRALSFLNNDGNLRHNNVSVWSVFVNTSGEWKLGGLEYVSSTELPVVPPIKIPPSLEIYDPPEKSDANKLKTATKCSSDMWGLGCLVWESFNGPLKTRGNLKNIEGIPKSLAPLYCELVGAAPASRPNPADVITKCRKPGGFFKNDLVDSLLFLEEIQIKDKVEKMRFFSALTAQIDNFPDNVCRHKILPQLITAYEYGDAGSAVLAPMFKLGRLLDEAEYQKRIVPCVVKLFASTDRVTRSRLLQQLDLFISHLQPNVVNDQIFPQIAHGFLDTNPTIREQTVKSIIHLAPKLNYNNLNVEVLRHFARLQSRDDQGGIRTNTTVCLGKIAPHLHPQVRQRVLVSAFIRAMRDPFPPSRVAGILALAATQQYFLLNEVAIRILPALCPLTMDPEKSVRDPAFKTLRGFLGKLEKVSEDPSLRESMEADVHTATPSLGNAAATWAGWAVTAVTAKFYRSQSDTARPRPPLTGKTLSKPASLEQPSSSSISTTTSSVTSMTSLEHESADTSASASDYGPDNWDQENWGDMDTSQDPSSPMAGTSNQLNQNLNMIGSVNDMRDGWDNEDWGSLEEDPNETELNEKDEDEHNQAQQKEASHMANPSAILPNVVSSINNSSSGGSFNMGRGGGGSSSSNSTTNNTTNSSVTDSTVKANSNNSSSSSTCASTNTSNSNNNTINSMANHISSPSKMIALKNMNNLLNTSTSNSNQLTGWNNGGGAGDGWGDGEFESLDEPNAGGNAKMDEARRKREEKKMQRQRELEAKRAARTGSGGGPMKLGAKKI, encoded by the exons ATGTGGTCTTTTTTCTCGCGCGATTCCTCTAAAGACTTTCCTTATGAAATCGGAGATCAAGTGCAACAGTTTGACACAAAAAGCATCTGGAGTCTGCACCGTGGCAAACGGAAAGGATCCAATGATGAGGTGTCAGTCTTTACATATGACATCAAGAACGGTTCAGACATCAAGCTGGAGTTAGCAAAAGCCGCACTAAAACGACTGAAAACGTTGCGCCATCCCAGCATTCTTCAGTTTCTAGATAGTCTGGAAACGGATAAGGTACTATACGTAGCCACCGAGCCTGTCGAACCTTTGGGTACGCACATCGGCAAGTTAGCGGCTGAAGGACCTCAACGGGACTTGTATCTGGCCTGGGGTATCTTTCAAATCACG CGCGCGCTATCGTTTCTTAACAACGATGGTAACCTGCGACACAACAATGTCTCCGTATGGTCGGTATTTGTTAATACATCAGGGGAATGGAAGCTCGGTGGACTGGAGTACGTTTCTTCAACAGAGTTACCGGTGGTACCACCGATCAAAATACCACCTTCACTAGAAATTTACGATCCACCAGAAAAGAGTGACGCAAACAAGctgaaaacagcaacaaaatgcTCCAGCGATATGTGGGGTCTTGGCTGCCTGGTATGGGAATCCTTTAACGGACCGTTAAAAACGAGAGGAAACCTGAAAAACATTGAAGGA ATCCCAAAATCTTTAGCTCCTTTGTATTGCGAGCTTGTGGGCGCTGCTCCCGCTAGCCGACCAAATCCTGCTGATGTTATTACCAAATGCCGTAAACCCGGTGGATTTTTTAAGAATGATTTAGTGGATTCGCTTCTATTTCTGGAGGAAATTCAGATAAAAgataaagtggaaaaaatgcGATTTTTTAGCGCACTTACAGCACAGATAGATAATTTCCCTGATAATGTTTGCAG GCACAAAATTCTACCCCAATTAATAACGGCCTATGAGTATGGTGATGCCGGATCTGCGGTGTTAGCCCCGATGTTCAAG TTGGGACGTCTACTTGATGAAGCAGAATATCAGAAACGTATAGTGCCATGTGTAGTGAAGTTGTTCGCATCGACCGATCGCGTCACACGCTCCCGGCTGTTGCAACAACTCGATTTGTTTATCTCTCATTTGCAGCCCAACGTGGTGAATGATCAAATCTTTCCCCAAATCGCACACGGCTTTCTAGATACCAATCCGACAATTAGAGAACAAACGGTGAAA TCAATCATTCATTTAGCACCAAAGCTAAATTACAACAATTTGAATGTTGAAGTTCTGCGCCATTTTGCTCGACTTCAGTCACGAGATGATCAAGGTGGTATTAGGACGAATACAACGGTGTGTCTAGGTAAAATTGCGCCGCATTTACATCCACAG GTCCGACAACGCGTCCTTGTCTCCGCATTTATACGAGCAATGCGCGATCCGTTCCCACCGTCGCGAGTGGCAGGAATATTGGCTCTTGCGGCTACGcagcaatattttttgttgaacgAGGTTGCCATTCGTATATTACCCGCTTTATGTCCGCTCACAATGGACCCCGAAAAATCCGTACGCGATCCTGCCTTCAAAACACTTCGTGGATTTCTAGGCAAACTGGAAAAGGTATCAGAAGATCCAAGCCTACGTGAGAGTATGG AGGCTGACGTGCATACAGCAACACCGTCGCTGGGGAATGCTGCAGCGACATGGGCCGGCTGGGCAGTAACAGCGGTTACCGCCAAATTCTACCGCAGTCAAAGTGACACGGCCCGACCGAGGCCACCACTAACGGGTAAAACATTGAGTAAACCTGCTTCTTTGG AACAACCTTCAAGTAGCAGTATATCAACTACCACCAGTAGTGTTACATCGATGACCTCACTGGAACATGAGAGCGCTGACACATCTGCCTCAGCAAGCGATTATGGGCCCGATAATTGGGACCAAGAGAATTGGGGCGATATGGAT ACTTCACAAGATCCCAGCAGTCCAATGGCAGGAACGTCTAATCAACTAAATCAGAACTTAAACATGATCGGTAGCGTCAACGATATGCGTGATGGTTGGGATAACGAAGACTGGGGAAGCCTCGAAGAAGATCCG AATGAAACCGAGCTGAATGAGAAAGACGAAGATGAACACAATCAGGCACAGCAGAAGGAAGCATCACACATGGCAAACCCGTCCGCAATTTTACCTAACGTTGTATCCTCGATCAACAACAGTAGCAGCGGTGGTTCTTTCAATATGGGTCGGGGTGGaggcggcagcagcagtagcaataGCACAACAAACAATACGACCAACTCATCTGTTACCGACAGCACGGTAAAAGCTaatagcaacaacagcagtagtagtagcacGTGTGCCAGTACCAACACTAGCAACAGTAATAACAACACCATCAACAGCATGGCGAATCATATCAGCAGTCCTAGCAAAATGATCGCTCTGAAGAACATGAATAACCTGCTTAATACtagcaccagcaacagcaatcaACTGACCGGTTGGAACAACGGGGGAGGTGCGGGAGATGGTTGGGGTGACGGAGAATTTGAGTCACTTGACGAACCAAATGcgg GTGGTAATGCGAAAATGGATGAAGCGCGTCGAAAGCGCgaggagaagaaaatgcagcGACAGCGCGAATTAGAGGCAAAGCGAGCTGCCCGCACCGGTTCTGGCGGTGGTCCGATGAAGTTAGGTgccaaaaaaatttaa
- the LOC125774830 gene encoding N-terminal kinase-like protein isoform X3, whose product MWSFFSRDSSKDFPYEIGDQVQQFDTKSIWSLHRGKRKGSNDEVSVFTYDIKNGSDIKLELAKAALKRLKTLRHPSILQFLDSLETDKVLYVATEPVEPLGTHIGKLAAEGPQRDLYLAWGIFQITRALSFLNNDGNLRHNNVSVWSVFVNTSGEWKLGGLEYVSSTELPVVPPIKIPPSLEIYDPPEKSDANKLKTATKCSSDMWGLGCLVWESFNGPLKTRGNLKNIEGIPKSLAPLYCELVGAAPASRPNPADVITKCRKPGGFFKNDLVDSLLFLEEIQIKDKVEKMRFFSALTAQIDNFPDNVCRHKILPQLITAYEYGDAGSAVLAPMFKLGRLLDEAEYQKRIVPCVVKLFASTDRVTRSRLLQQLDLFISHLQPNVVNDQIFPQIAHGFLDTNPTIREQTVKSIIHLAPKLNYNNLNVEVLRHFARLQSRDDQGGIRTNTTVCLGKIAPHLHPQVRQRVLVSAFIRAMRDPFPPSRVAGILALAATQQYFLLNEVAIRILPALCPLTMDPEKSVRDPAFKTLRGFLGKLEKVSEDPSLRESMEADVHTATPSLGNAAATWAGWAVTAVTAKFYRSQSDTARPRPPLTGKTLSKPASLEQPSSSSISTTTSSVTSMTSLEHESADTSASASDYGPDNWDQENWGDMDTSQDPSSPMAGTSNQLNQNLNMIGSVNDMRDGWDNEDWGSLEEDPNETELNEKDEDEHNQAQQKEASHMANPSAILPNVVSSINNSSSGGSFNMGRGGGGSSSSNSTTNNTTNSSVTDSTVKANSNNSSSSSTCASTNTSNSNNNTINSMANHISSPSKMIALKNMNNLLNTSTSNSNQLTGWNNGGGAGDGWGDGEFESLDEPNADDIVHNLHRRNHFHNRRKGY is encoded by the exons ATGTGGTCTTTTTTCTCGCGCGATTCCTCTAAAGACTTTCCTTATGAAATCGGAGATCAAGTGCAACAGTTTGACACAAAAAGCATCTGGAGTCTGCACCGTGGCAAACGGAAAGGATCCAATGATGAGGTGTCAGTCTTTACATATGACATCAAGAACGGTTCAGACATCAAGCTGGAGTTAGCAAAAGCCGCACTAAAACGACTGAAAACGTTGCGCCATCCCAGCATTCTTCAGTTTCTAGATAGTCTGGAAACGGATAAGGTACTATACGTAGCCACCGAGCCTGTCGAACCTTTGGGTACGCACATCGGCAAGTTAGCGGCTGAAGGACCTCAACGGGACTTGTATCTGGCCTGGGGTATCTTTCAAATCACG CGCGCGCTATCGTTTCTTAACAACGATGGTAACCTGCGACACAACAATGTCTCCGTATGGTCGGTATTTGTTAATACATCAGGGGAATGGAAGCTCGGTGGACTGGAGTACGTTTCTTCAACAGAGTTACCGGTGGTACCACCGATCAAAATACCACCTTCACTAGAAATTTACGATCCACCAGAAAAGAGTGACGCAAACAAGctgaaaacagcaacaaaatgcTCCAGCGATATGTGGGGTCTTGGCTGCCTGGTATGGGAATCCTTTAACGGACCGTTAAAAACGAGAGGAAACCTGAAAAACATTGAAGGA ATCCCAAAATCTTTAGCTCCTTTGTATTGCGAGCTTGTGGGCGCTGCTCCCGCTAGCCGACCAAATCCTGCTGATGTTATTACCAAATGCCGTAAACCCGGTGGATTTTTTAAGAATGATTTAGTGGATTCGCTTCTATTTCTGGAGGAAATTCAGATAAAAgataaagtggaaaaaatgcGATTTTTTAGCGCACTTACAGCACAGATAGATAATTTCCCTGATAATGTTTGCAG GCACAAAATTCTACCCCAATTAATAACGGCCTATGAGTATGGTGATGCCGGATCTGCGGTGTTAGCCCCGATGTTCAAG TTGGGACGTCTACTTGATGAAGCAGAATATCAGAAACGTATAGTGCCATGTGTAGTGAAGTTGTTCGCATCGACCGATCGCGTCACACGCTCCCGGCTGTTGCAACAACTCGATTTGTTTATCTCTCATTTGCAGCCCAACGTGGTGAATGATCAAATCTTTCCCCAAATCGCACACGGCTTTCTAGATACCAATCCGACAATTAGAGAACAAACGGTGAAA TCAATCATTCATTTAGCACCAAAGCTAAATTACAACAATTTGAATGTTGAAGTTCTGCGCCATTTTGCTCGACTTCAGTCACGAGATGATCAAGGTGGTATTAGGACGAATACAACGGTGTGTCTAGGTAAAATTGCGCCGCATTTACATCCACAG GTCCGACAACGCGTCCTTGTCTCCGCATTTATACGAGCAATGCGCGATCCGTTCCCACCGTCGCGAGTGGCAGGAATATTGGCTCTTGCGGCTACGcagcaatattttttgttgaacgAGGTTGCCATTCGTATATTACCCGCTTTATGTCCGCTCACAATGGACCCCGAAAAATCCGTACGCGATCCTGCCTTCAAAACACTTCGTGGATTTCTAGGCAAACTGGAAAAGGTATCAGAAGATCCAAGCCTACGTGAGAGTATGG AGGCTGACGTGCATACAGCAACACCGTCGCTGGGGAATGCTGCAGCGACATGGGCCGGCTGGGCAGTAACAGCGGTTACCGCCAAATTCTACCGCAGTCAAAGTGACACGGCCCGACCGAGGCCACCACTAACGGGTAAAACATTGAGTAAACCTGCTTCTTTGG AACAACCTTCAAGTAGCAGTATATCAACTACCACCAGTAGTGTTACATCGATGACCTCACTGGAACATGAGAGCGCTGACACATCTGCCTCAGCAAGCGATTATGGGCCCGATAATTGGGACCAAGAGAATTGGGGCGATATGGAT ACTTCACAAGATCCCAGCAGTCCAATGGCAGGAACGTCTAATCAACTAAATCAGAACTTAAACATGATCGGTAGCGTCAACGATATGCGTGATGGTTGGGATAACGAAGACTGGGGAAGCCTCGAAGAAGATCCG AATGAAACCGAGCTGAATGAGAAAGACGAAGATGAACACAATCAGGCACAGCAGAAGGAAGCATCACACATGGCAAACCCGTCCGCAATTTTACCTAACGTTGTATCCTCGATCAACAACAGTAGCAGCGGTGGTTCTTTCAATATGGGTCGGGGTGGaggcggcagcagcagtagcaataGCACAACAAACAATACGACCAACTCATCTGTTACCGACAGCACGGTAAAAGCTaatagcaacaacagcagtagtagtagcacGTGTGCCAGTACCAACACTAGCAACAGTAATAACAACACCATCAACAGCATGGCGAATCATATCAGCAGTCCTAGCAAAATGATCGCTCTGAAGAACATGAATAACCTGCTTAATACtagcaccagcaacagcaatcaACTGACCGGTTGGAACAACGGGGGAGGTGCGGGAGATGGTTGGGGTGACGGAGAATTTGAGTCACTTGACGAACCAAATGcgg ATGATATTGTGCACAATTTGCATCGGCGAAACCATTTTCACAATCGAAGGAAGGGTTACTGA
- the LOC125775024 gene encoding transcription factor kayak isoform X3 → MDVSEFANFVARELLLEQFASFDGIGVHSGVPTRTTPTLTPTTLKNIEQTFMEAASDTQINIPYQAGFVPPSYPMEDHSQDGGVSQESLSSTSNGSWHVSHGYTGDDLDSKSSASLEQPSSGTRSRRSGFAAAGTDENAKSESGLTEGGSAFVIDSSAGKVSGTGSRSGGGGRRNVGGRRPHKPSNLTPEEEEKRRIRRERNKQAAARCRRRREDHTNELVDETDQLEKKRQSLAQEIQQLQQEKDDLEFLLESHREHCRLQARRSSPIDLKPAEIENIATFVPPKIKTEPDEEFAHQQQNQHPNQLQEHVVTAVEHGTISKKLKLSNIHSDSLETPTPISAFAPLAGMGLAGSKPSTVFGNSGRPTRPDSLDVKSAAQYPLHARSDAGGAVGITTPSSGLFNFDSLMEGGTGLTPIAAPIPPNRNPLELITPTSTEPSKLCSL, encoded by the exons ATGGATGTCAGCGAATTTGCGAATTTTGTCGCAAGGGAACTGCTACTAGAACAG TTCGCATCATTCGACGGTATTGGGGTGCATAGCGGGGTGCCGACCCGCACCACACCAACACTGACACCAACCACGCTAAAAAACATCGAGCAAACGTTCATGGAAGCGGCGAGCGATACGCAGATAAATATACCATACCAGGCGGGATTCGTGCCACCGTCCTATCCGATGGAGGATCACAGTCAGGATGGAGGTGTCAGCCAAGAGTCACTTAGTTCCACCTCAAACGGTTCCTGGCACGTGTCGCACGGTTACACCGGTGACGATCTCGACTCGAAATCATCCGCATCGTTGGAACAACCTTCATCAGGTACGCGCAGCCGTCGGTCCGGTTTTGCAGCGGCAGGCACAGATGAGAATGCGAAAAGCGAATCTGGTTTAACCGAGGGTGGGAGTGCGTTTGTGATTGATTCATCCGCTGGTAAGGTGTCCGGTACCGGATCACGCagtggtggcggtggccgACGTAATGTCGGTGGCCGGCGTCCCCACAAGCCATCCAATCTCACGCCCGAAGAGGAGGAGAAGCGTCGGATTAGACGCGAACGCAATAAGCAAGCGGCTGCAAGGTGCCGAAGGCGACGGGAAGATCATACCAACGAGTTGGTGGATGAAACGGATCAGCTTGAGAAGAAGCGCCAATCATTGGCACAGGAAATTCAGCAACTGCAGCAAGAGAAGGATGATCTGGAGTTTCTACTCGAATCCCATCGCGAGCACTGCCGCCTGCAGGCTCGCCGGAGCAGCCCAATCGACCTGAAACCAGCGGAGATTGAGAACATTGCTACGTTCGTGCCGCCAAAGATCAAAACCGAACCCGATGAAGAATTTGCCCACCAGCAACAGAACCAACACCCGAATCAGCTTCAGGAACATGTGGTCACTGCTGTTGAACATGGGACGATTTCCAAGAA ACTAAAACTTTCGAACATACATAGTGACAGCCTCGAGACACCGACACCAATCAGTGCCTTCGCTCCCCTTGCTGGAATGGGACTTGCGGGCAGCAAACCATCGACAGTGTTTGGCAACAGTGGCCGTCCAACCCGCCCAGATAGCTTGGATGTGAAATCAGCCGCACAATACCCATTGCATGCCAGGAGTGATGCGGGTGGAGCTGTTGGAATCACAACTCCCTCGAGCGGGCTGTTTAACTTCGACAGCCTGATGGAGGGTGGAACCGGACTCACACCGATCGCAGCGCCCATCCCACCGAATCGGAATCCACTGGAGCTTATCACACCGACCAGCACAGAGCCATCGAAGCTATGTAGTCTATAG
- the LOC125775024 gene encoding transcription factor kayak isoform X2 codes for MTRDDNVLLNDVYFNAYNTNPPLTPLTPISKLFASFDGIGVHSGVPTRTTPTLTPTTLKNIEQTFMEAASDTQINIPYQAGFVPPSYPMEDHSQDGGVSQESLSSTSNGSWHVSHGYTGDDLDSKSSASLEQPSSGTRSRRSGFAAAGTDENAKSESGLTEGGSAFVIDSSAGKVSGTGSRSGGGGRRNVGGRRPHKPSNLTPEEEEKRRIRRERNKQAAARCRRRREDHTNELVDETDQLEKKRQSLAQEIQQLQQEKDDLEFLLESHREHCRLQARRSSPIDLKPAEIENIATFVPPKIKTEPDEEFAHQQQNQHPNQLQEHVVTAVEHGTISKKLKLSNIHSDSLETPTPISAFAPLAGMGLAGSKPSTVFGNSGRPTRPDSLDVKSAAQYPLHARSDAGGAVGITTPSSGLFNFDSLMEGGTGLTPIAAPIPPNRNPLELITPTSTEPSKLCSL; via the exons TTCGCATCATTCGACGGTATTGGGGTGCATAGCGGGGTGCCGACCCGCACCACACCAACACTGACACCAACCACGCTAAAAAACATCGAGCAAACGTTCATGGAAGCGGCGAGCGATACGCAGATAAATATACCATACCAGGCGGGATTCGTGCCACCGTCCTATCCGATGGAGGATCACAGTCAGGATGGAGGTGTCAGCCAAGAGTCACTTAGTTCCACCTCAAACGGTTCCTGGCACGTGTCGCACGGTTACACCGGTGACGATCTCGACTCGAAATCATCCGCATCGTTGGAACAACCTTCATCAGGTACGCGCAGCCGTCGGTCCGGTTTTGCAGCGGCAGGCACAGATGAGAATGCGAAAAGCGAATCTGGTTTAACCGAGGGTGGGAGTGCGTTTGTGATTGATTCATCCGCTGGTAAGGTGTCCGGTACCGGATCACGCagtggtggcggtggccgACGTAATGTCGGTGGCCGGCGTCCCCACAAGCCATCCAATCTCACGCCCGAAGAGGAGGAGAAGCGTCGGATTAGACGCGAACGCAATAAGCAAGCGGCTGCAAGGTGCCGAAGGCGACGGGAAGATCATACCAACGAGTTGGTGGATGAAACGGATCAGCTTGAGAAGAAGCGCCAATCATTGGCACAGGAAATTCAGCAACTGCAGCAAGAGAAGGATGATCTGGAGTTTCTACTCGAATCCCATCGCGAGCACTGCCGCCTGCAGGCTCGCCGGAGCAGCCCAATCGACCTGAAACCAGCGGAGATTGAGAACATTGCTACGTTCGTGCCGCCAAAGATCAAAACCGAACCCGATGAAGAATTTGCCCACCAGCAACAGAACCAACACCCGAATCAGCTTCAGGAACATGTGGTCACTGCTGTTGAACATGGGACGATTTCCAAGAA ACTAAAACTTTCGAACATACATAGTGACAGCCTCGAGACACCGACACCAATCAGTGCCTTCGCTCCCCTTGCTGGAATGGGACTTGCGGGCAGCAAACCATCGACAGTGTTTGGCAACAGTGGCCGTCCAACCCGCCCAGATAGCTTGGATGTGAAATCAGCCGCACAATACCCATTGCATGCCAGGAGTGATGCGGGTGGAGCTGTTGGAATCACAACTCCCTCGAGCGGGCTGTTTAACTTCGACAGCCTGATGGAGGGTGGAACCGGACTCACACCGATCGCAGCGCCCATCCCACCGAATCGGAATCCACTGGAGCTTATCACACCGACCAGCACAGAGCCATCGAAGCTATGTAGTCTATAG